From a region of the Sander lucioperca isolate FBNREF2018 chromosome 8, SLUC_FBN_1.2, whole genome shotgun sequence genome:
- the ndufa10 gene encoding NADH dehydrogenase [ubiquinone] 1 alpha subcomplex subunit 10, mitochondrial, which translates to MALRVIGLVIPSGATAFKAVNVAQKAGVHTSSVRSLRYGWLAYALGERTTPRLKQNSKIITLDGNLSSGKGALAQKLADKLGMLYMPEPDTFYLDKMTGEKEPLPVDFNGMCSLEKFYTDPKAADGNSYRLQMWMYTMRLLQYADALEHLLTTGQGVILERSPFSDTVFLEAMFKEGYIRKECVQHYNEIKGISICEFLPPHLVIYVDLPAEDVQKKLKQSGKSYLQNVPLTYLKSIEDSYKKSFLPKISETSEVLAYDATQAQDVERVVEDIDYLKFEKGPWLEQDDVTYHHMRMLVEDKQKVATLTHIPKFLPEITIGAHDYDEKYYAYKSLPGKKYAPGYNADVGDKYIWLK; encoded by the exons ATGGCCCTGAGGGTGATCGGACTGGTCATCCCATCGGGAGCAACTGCTTTTAAAGCGGTGAACGTTGCACAGAAG GCAGGTGTTCACACCAGCTCGGTGAGAAGCCTACGGTATGGCTGGTTGGCCTATGCGCTGGGCGAGAGGACGACGCCACGGTTAAAGCAGAACAGCAAAATCATCACCTTGGACGGCAACTTGTCCTCGGGGAAAGGAGCACTGGCCCAGAAGCTGGCTGACAAGCTGG GGATGCTCTACATGCCCGAGCCTGACACTTTCTACTTGGACAAGATGACCGGCGAGAAGGAGCCACTTCCTGTTGACTTCAACGGGATGTGCAGCCTGGAGAAGTTCTACACAGACCCCAAAGCTGCCGACGGAAACAGCTACAGACTGCAGATGTGGATGTACACCATGAGGCTGCTTCAGTACGCCGACGCCCTCGAACACCTGCTCACCACAG GCCAAGGAGTGATCCTGGAGCGTTCTCCCTTCAGTGACACGGTCTTCCTGGAGGCCATGTTCAAAGAGGGATACATCAGGAAGGAGT GTGTGCAGCACTACAACGAGATCAAGGGCATTAGCATCTGTGAGTTCCTGCCTCCGCACCTCGTCATCTACGTGGACCTGCCAGCCGAGGACGTGCAGAAGAAACTGAAACAGAGCGGCAAG TCCTATCTTCAGAATGTGCCCCTGACGTATCTGAAGAGCATTGAGGATAGCTACAAGAAGTCTTTCCTGCCCAAAATCAG cGAAACATCTGAAGTGCTTGCTTATGATGCAACCCAAGCCCAAGACGTTGAAAGG GTGGTAGAAGACATTGACTATTTGAAGTTTGAAAAAGGGCCGTGGCTGGAGCAGGATGATGTCACATACCACCACATGAGGATGCT TGTGGAAGACAAACAGAAGGTGGCAACCCTGACCCACATACCAAAGTTTCTGCCAGAGATCACCATCGGGGCCCACGACTACGATGAAAAATACTACGCCTATAAATCG